CTTTACTCGTCTCATTTGTAATCGCAATCCCGCTTGGACTATTTACAGGTGTGAAAAAGAATTCTATCTTTGATCGCATCGTGAACTTTATCTCCTATGTGGGAATCTCAATGCCAGTCTTTTGGTTTGCTTTACTATTAATCTACCTATTCTCTTTAAAGTTAAATCTACTTCCGAGTATGGGTATGCGCACAGTTGGTCAAGATTCCTTCTGGGATATTGTCCAGCACGGCATTTTACCTTGCATGGTGCTAGCGTTCCAAAACGTCTCTGTTTATATGAGATATATTCGTTCAAGTACCATCCAGCAATTAGAAGAAGATTACGTACAAATTCAATATGCGTACGGCGCTTCAAAGAAAACAGTTTTATTTAATCACGTACTTCGAAATGTATTAATACCAATCATTACAATTTTCGGATTATCCATTCCAAGTTTAGTAGGCGGAGCGTTCATTACGGAAACAGTATTCTCATGGCCGGGACTTGGTTCACTCGGGGTGAATGCTATTTTTAGATTTGATTATCCAATTATTATGGCAATCACATTATTATCATCGTTCATGTTAATTCTCGGTAATTTAATTGCTGATATTTTATATGGCGTAGTAGATCCGCGCATTCGAATGAGGGGGTGATTTGGAATGAATAATAGGAGATTTCAAACGATAAAAAGTAGTTTTACAAAAAATAAGTTTGTACTAATGGGAGTTATTATACTTAGTGTTTTAACAATAGCGTCTCTTTTCGCATTCATATCACCATATGATCCTAGCAAAATGTCGATTCCAGATCGTTTACAAGAACCGAGTATGAGTCATCCGTTCGGTACAGACGATTACGGAAGGGATTACTTAACGAGAGCGTTATATGGCGGAAGAGTTTCGCTTGCTGTTGGTTTTCTAGCGATGGTTGTTTCTATTACAATCGGCACGGCAGTTGGAACAATTAGCGGATATTTTGGCGGAAAGTTAGACAACTTCTTAATGCGAGTTGTTGAAGTTTTAATGTCAATTCCTTCATTCTTTTTAATGTTGTTATTAAATGCGTATTTAAAACCAGGAATTACAACGCTTGTTCTTATTATCGGACTATTAACGTGGATGGACACCGCGCGTATCGTAAGGGCAGAAACGTTATCTGTAAAAGAGCGTGAGTACGTTTTATATGCAAAAGTATCCGGACAAAAATCATTGATGATTATTGTAAGACACATCATTCCTAATATTTTATCGACCATTATTATCGCAGCGACATTAACAATTGCGTCATCGATTTTAATGGAATCATCACTTAGCTTCTTAGGATTAGGTATTCGTGAACCAGATTCTTCTTGGGGCAGCATGCTTAACAATGCGCAAGGATATATCGGCGAAGCCTGGTATTTAACACTCTTCCCAGGGTTCCTTATTCTATTAACAGTGTTGAGTTTTAACGTAATTGGTGAAGCGCTTAAGAAAGCTTTCGCACCAAAAGGGGCCGGACATGAAAACTAAGTCGTTAAGCGAGAGGAGTGAGGAACGTGTCTGAAAAACTATTAGAAGTGAAAAATTTAAAGACTTCTTTTTTCATAGAAGACGGAGAAGTTGAAGCGGTTCGCGGCGTTTCATTTCGCTTAAATAAAGGAGAAGTAGTTGGAATCGTTGGTGAGTCTGGAAGTGGAAAGAGCGTTATGGCGAAATCTGTTATGTCTCTTGTTACATCGCCAGGGAAAGTGAAAGAGGGAGAGATTCTATTTCACAATGAAAACATACTTTCAAAATCTGAAAAAGAATTGCGTTCTATTAGAGGAAATCAAATTTCACTTATATCTCAAGATCCAATGTCGGCATTAAATCCAGTTGTGAAAATTGGAAAGCAGATGACGGAAGTAATTATTCGGCATCAAAAAGTGAAAAAGAAAGAAGCAGAGCACATCGCAGTCAACTTGTTAAAACAAGTCGGTCTTTCTTCACCGGAAGAAAGGGTGAAACAATATCCGCATGAACTAAGCGGCGGTATGAAGCAGCGGGTTATGATCGCAATGGCGATGTCTTGTAATCCAGACCTCCTCATTGCGGACGAACCGACGACAGCGCTTGATGTAACGATACAAGCACAAATACTAGATTTAATGAAAAACTTAAAAAATGAAACGAATATGTCGTTACTTCTTATTACGCATGATCTTGGAATTGTTGCGCAAAACTGTACACGCGTTATCGTAATGTACGGCGGACTTATTATGGAAGAAGGACCTGTACTTAATATTTTCCAATCGCCGAATCATCCATATACGAAAGGGCTATTAAACTCTCTACCAAAAATATCGAACGGCGTAAAAGAAAGACTAGCGCCAATTCAAGGTGTAACACCAAACTTATTACACCCGCCGAAAGGATGCCCATTCGCAGAGCGTTGCCCACATAAAATGGACATTTGTGAACAAGAACGTCCGCCATATTTTGAAATCGGAAACGGAAGGCGCTCTATGTGCTGGCTAAATGATAGGGCGGTAGGTGATTCCCATGCATGAAGAAAACTTAATTGAAGTTCGGAACTTAAAAAAGTATTTTCCTATTAAAAAAGGACTATTCGGCAGAAAAACAGAGCAATTAAAAGCAGTAGATGATCTTAGCTTCACAATTAAAAAGGGTGAAACATTCGGGCTAGTAGGAGAATCTGGCTGCGGAAAATCAACGACAGGAAGAAGCATCATTCGTTTACACGACGTTACTTCAGGTAACATCCTATTCGACGGAAAAGATATCGCAGATCTAAAAGAAAGTGAACTAAAAGAATATCGAAAACGAATGCAAATCATTTTCCAAGATCCATACGCATCATTAAATCCGACAATGAACGTATTCCAAATTATTAGCGAACCGATGAACATTCACGGATCTTACACAGCGGAAGAAAGAAAAGAAATCATTCTAGACCTTCTCAAAAAAGTAGGCCTAAAAGAAGAACACCTATATCGCTACCCGCACGAATTTAGCGGAGGACAAAGACAGCGCATAAGCATCGCGCGCGCACTATCTGTAAAACCAGACTTCATCCTATGTGACGAACCAATTTCAGCACTAGATGTCTCAGTCCAAGCACAAGTCGTAAACATGCTGCAGGATATTCAAGAAGAAACAGGCGTCACATACTTATTCATCGCCCATGACCTATCCATGGTAAGACACATATCAGACCGAATCGGAGTCATGTACCTAGGAAACATAGTAGAAATTGCCGACAGCGAAGACCTATACACAAAACCGGCACATCCATACACACAAGCACTACTCTCATCCATGCCAGAACCAGATCCAACAAACACAGGTAAAGAAAGGATCATTCTGCAAGGGGAAGTACCAAGCCCACTAAACTCACCATCCGGCTGCAAATTCAGAACAAGGTGTAAATTCGCCACTGAAAAATGCGCACAGGAAGTACCGAAGATGCTTGAGATTGCGAAGGGGCATGAGGTGGCTTGTCATTTGTTTTAGAGGGGGAAGCATCGGGGGGACCTGGTGGTATTTCAGTTGGTAATATAATAGTTGGTATGGCTTGTAGCGTTAAATAATTTATATAATAAACAATAAACATAAAAAAGAGCTAAGGTTCTCATACAGCCTTAGCTCTTTTTTATGTTTGTTAAACAATATCCTTTCAAAAAAATATTTAAGTCTATATTTATCCCGCTATTTGCCGGGCAGTAAAACTCCCACCTCAAAATTCAGGTGGAGCAAAGAAGTTAGGTGGGAGATCGAATGCCCGTAAACGCCCGATTGGTTCAACTAATAATCAGTGGGGGATGAACAAAACCCCCCACTGATTAAAGTTTCACTTTATAATTTTTTCTATCTTAATGCATAAAGACAGGGAAGGATTATATTTAATTCCCTTCCATACTTCTGATGGGGTGGACATCAATGAGATGTGGTTTTTTGTTCACGGATTTTTAACATCTTTATTTACAGTGTTTTGAATGTAAACTAATAATAAAAAGTTTGCTTTCAAATTAGAAAAGGTTAGTCCCTCACTCCACTCCAGCTAAAAACCTCACACCCAAAAACAAAGGGGAACTCAATTGTTCAAACTCATAAAAAGTTTCAATCTTGTCTAAGCATCCATTAGGATATAGAATTGATCATCCATTTTTCTTTACATAATCTCCAGATACAGTCCATATCAACTATAGATTCTTGTCTTATGCTAAATGTAATCAAAAAGCAAGTAGATAAAGATAATGACTAAAACATTAACTCTAGATACTTTTTTGATGAATATTACAAATAAACAGGAGGTAATGAAAAATGATTAAAACATTATTAGCAGGAGCACTTTTAAGTACAGGATTGGTAGCGGGAGGTGCAGTAGGTGCAGATGATGCGAAAATGGACAATTTAAAGTCAAATGAAGATAGTTCAAATCAAGTAATTACACAAAGTGCAGATGGAACAACGTCTTTCTCACAAAACTTTGATTTACCTAAAGATGCAGTGCCAGCAACTCCTAAAGGAGACGTAAAAACTGTTGAAAGAACAGAAGGTACAGGTTCTCAAGAAGGAAAAATGGTACCAGCAAAAGAAGGTACAGATTCTCAATCTGGATTTGAAATGGGAGCCCCTGAAAAACCAGAACATGCAAAAACTGTTGAAAGAACAGAAGGTACAGGTTCTCAAGAAGGAAAAATGGTACCAGCAAAAGAAGGTACAGATTCTCAATCTGGATTTGAAATGGGAGCCCCTGAAAAACCAGAACATGCAAAAACTGTTGAAAGAACAGAAGGTACAGATTCTCAAGAAGGAAAAATGGTACCAACAAAAGAAGGAAATTAAATAATATATAGTTATAACGAAGAGCATCCAAAAAGTGGTGCTCTTTTTATATTATAGGAACCAACCGGTTTTACTCAATATAGAACCGTAGAGGGAATTTAAGCTAGAATATGGGTTACTGTCTCTTCAAATCGTGGTGTTTGAAGCACTAGTTTTGGTGGTAACGTTACAACATAAACATTTTATTAGAGATTTTTTAAATTTACATACACTCTAGATAAACTACATATCAACTTCAGATACTTGTTTTATGATACAAGTAATCAAACAAAAGGAGGGCAATGCAAAATGATTACAACAGTATTAACAAGGCACTCTTTTAAGTACAGGAGATTATTAACAGGTGGAGAAAATGTTGAAGATGTACAGACAGATAAACATATTCCATATGAACAAAATGAATTGCAGCAAACTCTAGAAAAGTACGATTCGAAGAAATTTGAGTTATAAAAAGAAAGTAGATAAATATAGTGAAAATAGATAAATTGACAAGAGAAAAGCACTTTGTGTATATCACAGGTGCTTTTTATTTTCATTTTGATATAGGGCTTGAATTGAATTTTTACACTAAAATATATACGGCAAAAAGGGGGGAGTTCATTGCACAAAGTTATTTATGGAATATTAATTTTAATTTATACTTTGTATTCATTTTTTGTAAGTGATGGAAGTGAAGTAAGGTTTATTATGGTGTTAACTATAGTACTTATCTTTTCTGTGGTTTTAGAAAAAGGAAATGCAAACAAAACGACTGATTAAAGGTCTTTTTGTTTGCATTTTTTAGTTGGCTATTAAAGTCCAGATGTTTTAGGAATAGCACCAAATCGCCATCAAGCTTAAAGAACGATTTATCCCCAAACAATAAAAATGAGCTTTTTATTACAAGTTAGCACCAAATTTCATTTTTGGGACACTATTAAATTTTTAGTTGATGAAAACACCCGCCTAAAATAGAAAACTTTTAACCTATTATCATTTATTCCGTGGCTTTTAAGGTATTTAACACGACTTTGGTTGCGTCTGCAATAAGTTTATCATCGTATTTAGCATCTTCTTTATCATGATTAGAAAGTATAGCAAGAACAATCGGCTTTTTATTTGGTGGCCAAATAATTGCGATATCATTTCTTGTTCCGTAAGATCCCGCGCCTGTTTTATCAGCTACTTCCCATCCTTTTGGTACGCCCGCACGAATCAATTTATCTCCAGTTGTATTTCTCTTCATCCAATCTACTAATAGTTCACGTTTTTCTATTGGAAGTGCAGTTCCTAATGTAAATGATTGAAGTGTCTTAGCTATCGCTTCTGGTGTACTGGTATCATGTGTTTCTCCTGGATGCACTTCATTTAATTCAGGCTCAAATCGTTCTGAAGTAGTAACAGTATCTCCCATTTCTCTCAAGATTTTTTCAAATTCAGAGGGCCCCCCTAACTGTTTAAGAATCAAATTATGTGCTGTGCTGTCACTATATCGAACAGAAGCATCTGCAAGTTCTTTTAACGTCATTCCTGTATCAACATGCTTTTCAGTAATTGGATTATAATTAGAAAGATCTTCATGAGTATACGTAATCCTTTGATCAAGAGCTTCTAATGAGTTCTTGCGTAAAAGAGCGCCCACAGCTAATGATTTAGATGTAGATGCAAATGCAAAACGATCATCTGAATGATAAGCAACAGTTTGATTCGTACCTGTGTCCAGTGCATAAATACCAAGCTTAGCATCATATTCTTTTTCAAGTTTAGCGAAAGATTGATTACCTGTATTTTCTTGTTTAATTTGATTAGCTTGATTCGCTTGTTTAGGTGGTTCAGATTGAGTGTTACTATTGGAACAGCCTATAAGTGATACACATGAAAGTAATACTACAGGCACAATCTTTTTGTAATGTGAGATGTTAAAGAACTTGTTTAAAACGAACATAAATTTTCAACCTCTTTCAAGAATATATGGATTTTGTCTAGGTATTCTAAATACCAATGCAATTAAAGATGGCATTGGGTAACAATACTACTGCAGCTAAAATTTCACAGGTTAAATGACATCCAAAACGTTTATCCCGCTATTTGCCGGGCTGCCCGTAAAAGCCCGATTGGTGAGGGCTGATAATCAGTGGGGGATGAACAAAACCCCCACTGATTAAAGTTTCACTTTATATGATTGATAAGTCACGGTTTGGGTTGTTTCTTTTTTGTTTTCACTTGTAATGGTTCACCTGTGAAAGTATTAAACTTGTAATACTTAACCGTAGTATTACGATCTATATTTTCCGCTTTTTGGATAATAACTCCTTTCTTTTTTTGTAATACATAAAAATAGATGTCAAACGGGATATGTTGTATCCAATCTGGACAACTAATATTAGAAATACACTTATTAGACACTCTAAGTAATAAATTTGTTCCACTTTAAGATGAGGAAGAATTTGGGGCTTGTAAAATAACAATGGAACTACGTGTTTTTTCGTCATACAAAAACCTCTACATATAAGTAGAGGTTTTTAAATTGTATATTAATGAATTATGCTTTTTTAGATAAAGTAAATCGAGTTCAGGTAAACGAAGAACATAGCATACGTAATTTTAACTAGATTTATTATTAGCTAGTTTATCTCCACCATTAAGCTCCGCCTCAATCTGCGAAGTCTTCGATGACTCATCCATACGCCAATACGTAATAAAGCTTATTGCGATACATCCAGCTACGTAAAAATAGAATAGTGATTCCATCCCGATACTCTTTAGCCATAATGCGATAAATTCCGCTGTTCCGCCGAATATCGCAACTGTTAGTGCATACGGTAAACCTACGCCTAGTGCGCGAATTTCAGTTGGGAAGAGTTCGGCTTTTACAATTGCGTTAATGGAAGTGTAACCAGTAACGATAATGAGGCCGACCATCATGAGTAAGAATGCTACCATTGGTTCTGTCGTTTTTTCCATAAAGAAGAAGATCGGTGCTGTTAGTAACGTTCCGAGAATACCAAAAGCCATTAATAGTGGGCGGCGTCCAATTTTATCGGATAGTAGCCCCGCAATCGGCTGAAGTACGACGAAAATAAGAAGTGCGACAAAGTTAATCCAGCTTACAATTTCTTTCGGAAGACCGACTGTGTTTACCATGAATTTTTGTAAATATGTTGTGTACGTATAGAATGCAACAGTGCCTCCAAGTGTTAGGCCGACTACAGTTAATACTGCTTTCGGATGCTTCATAAGAGCGCGAATTGTTCCTGCGTTTTCGCGGTTTTTAGATTCCATTTTTGAGAACTGCTCCGATTCATCCATCGTACGGCGAAGCCATAATACAGCTACTGCGCCCATTGCTCCAATAATGAATGGAATACGCCATCCCCAAGCTTTCATATCTGGTTCGCTTAGTAATTGCTGAAGAACAATTTGAACGCCTAACGCAACCATCTGTCCAGCAACGAGCGTTACATATTGGAAACTTGAATAAAAGCCACGGCGTCCACTACTAGCCATTTCAGATAAATACGTTGCGGAAGTTCCATACTCTCCGCCGAGTGACAACCCTTGCAGTAAACGGGCAAGAACTAAAATAATTGGCGCCATAATACCGATGCTTTCGTAACTCGGTGTACAGGCAATAATTAAAGAACCACCGGCCATAACCGTAATGGAAAGCGTTAATGCTGCCCGGCGTCCATGACGATCCGCATAGCGTCCCATTAGCAAACTTCCGATAGGACGCATTAAAAATCCAACTGCGAAAATAGCTGCTGTGTTCAGTAACTGACTCGTTGGATCTCCTTTAGGAAAGAATTCTGCTGAAAAATAAACAGCAAAAGCAGAGTAAACGTACCAGTCGTACCATTCAATTAAATTGCCGACGGAACCTTTAAAGATATTGCCGGCGACTCGGTTAGATTTTGCTTGAGCCATAATAATTCCTCCTCTTGCTTATAAATAAAATGATAATTATGAAAGCGCGTTCAATATAGTTGAATTGTACTGTTCATGAATTAAAATCTCAATATTATGACAATTTTATTCTTTTTGTACTTTATGTACATGGAGAGTTTTAATAGTTGCTTCATTATTAGTTTTGTCATAATAATAGAAAAAGGAGATTGATAGTTTAGAATATTTTATCAAAGGATATGGAGTATGAAGAAATCACACAAAGTGTCATTACAAACGAAAATAGTAAGCTTAATTATTACGTTAATTTTATTTGTCGTTCTCCTATTAGCCGGAATATTTGTTTACATTCAGTCCGTTGATACGAAGCGCCAAGTGGAACAATTAGCTCTGCAAACGGCGAAGTCACTTTCTTTTATGCCAGCTATAAAAGATGCTTTTCAATATAACGAGCATAAAAGTACCATTCAATCCATTGCGGAACAAGTTCGCGAGCAAGCTGGTGCAGATTATGTCATTATAGAAGATCGTTATGGGGTTATGTATTCACATTCTAATTCGGAGTTGATTGGTACAAAGAGTAACAATCCATATAACTATGAAGCACTCACTTTTGGTGGCTATTATACACTCGAAGGAAATGGTGCAAGTGGCCCGGCTTTAATGGCGAAGGCACCCATTATTGTTCATAACGGAGACTACGATCAAGTCGTAGG
This genomic interval from Bacillus cereus contains the following:
- a CDS encoding ABC transporter permease is translated as MYKVIAKRLLNAIPLLFVISIISFLLIKLAPGDPVRNFVTPNMSPIDVERIRKSLGLDQPIYVQYILWLKNILTGNFGYSLQNHRPVLELITERLPATIGLMGSSLLVSFVIAIPLGLFTGVKKNSIFDRIVNFISYVGISMPVFWFALLLIYLFSLKLNLLPSMGMRTVGQDSFWDIVQHGILPCMVLAFQNVSVYMRYIRSSTIQQLEEDYVQIQYAYGASKKTVLFNHVLRNVLIPIITIFGLSIPSLVGGAFITETVFSWPGLGSLGVNAIFRFDYPIIMAITLLSSFMLILGNLIADILYGVVDPRIRMRG
- a CDS encoding ABC transporter permease, encoding MNNRRFQTIKSSFTKNKFVLMGVIILSVLTIASLFAFISPYDPSKMSIPDRLQEPSMSHPFGTDDYGRDYLTRALYGGRVSLAVGFLAMVVSITIGTAVGTISGYFGGKLDNFLMRVVEVLMSIPSFFLMLLLNAYLKPGITTLVLIIGLLTWMDTARIVRAETLSVKEREYVLYAKVSGQKSLMIIVRHIIPNILSTIIIAATLTIASSILMESSLSFLGLGIREPDSSWGSMLNNAQGYIGEAWYLTLFPGFLILLTVLSFNVIGEALKKAFAPKGAGHEN
- a CDS encoding ABC transporter ATP-binding protein; protein product: MSEKLLEVKNLKTSFFIEDGEVEAVRGVSFRLNKGEVVGIVGESGSGKSVMAKSVMSLVTSPGKVKEGEILFHNENILSKSEKELRSIRGNQISLISQDPMSALNPVVKIGKQMTEVIIRHQKVKKKEAEHIAVNLLKQVGLSSPEERVKQYPHELSGGMKQRVMIAMAMSCNPDLLIADEPTTALDVTIQAQILDLMKNLKNETNMSLLLITHDLGIVAQNCTRVIVMYGGLIMEEGPVLNIFQSPNHPYTKGLLNSLPKISNGVKERLAPIQGVTPNLLHPPKGCPFAERCPHKMDICEQERPPYFEIGNGRRSMCWLNDRAVGDSHA
- a CDS encoding ABC transporter ATP-binding protein; the protein is MHEENLIEVRNLKKYFPIKKGLFGRKTEQLKAVDDLSFTIKKGETFGLVGESGCGKSTTGRSIIRLHDVTSGNILFDGKDIADLKESELKEYRKRMQIIFQDPYASLNPTMNVFQIISEPMNIHGSYTAEERKEIILDLLKKVGLKEEHLYRYPHEFSGGQRQRISIARALSVKPDFILCDEPISALDVSVQAQVVNMLQDIQEETGVTYLFIAHDLSMVRHISDRIGVMYLGNIVEIADSEDLYTKPAHPYTQALLSSMPEPDPTNTGKERIILQGEVPSPLNSPSGCKFRTRCKFATEKCAQEVPKMLEIAKGHEVACHLF
- the blaIII gene encoding class A beta-lactamase BlaIII, translated to MFVLNKFFNISHYKKIVPVVLLSCVSLIGCSNSNTQSEPPKQANQANQIKQENTGNQSFAKLEKEYDAKLGIYALDTGTNQTVAYHSDDRFAFASTSKSLAVGALLRKNSLEALDQRITYTHEDLSNYNPITEKHVDTGMTLKELADASVRYSDSTAHNLILKQLGGPSEFEKILREMGDTVTTSERFEPELNEVHPGETHDTSTPEAIAKTLQSFTLGTALPIEKRELLVDWMKRNTTGDKLIRAGVPKGWEVADKTGAGSYGTRNDIAIIWPPNKKPIVLAILSNHDKEDAKYDDKLIADATKVVLNTLKATE
- a CDS encoding MFS transporter, whose protein sequence is MAQAKSNRVAGNIFKGSVGNLIEWYDWYVYSAFAVYFSAEFFPKGDPTSQLLNTAAIFAVGFLMRPIGSLLMGRYADRHGRRAALTLSITVMAGGSLIIACTPSYESIGIMAPIILVLARLLQGLSLGGEYGTSATYLSEMASSGRRGFYSSFQYVTLVAGQMVALGVQIVLQQLLSEPDMKAWGWRIPFIIGAMGAVAVLWLRRTMDESEQFSKMESKNRENAGTIRALMKHPKAVLTVVGLTLGGTVAFYTYTTYLQKFMVNTVGLPKEIVSWINFVALLIFVVLQPIAGLLSDKIGRRPLLMAFGILGTLLTAPIFFFMEKTTEPMVAFLLMMVGLIIVTGYTSINAIVKAELFPTEIRALGVGLPYALTVAIFGGTAEFIALWLKSIGMESLFYFYVAGCIAISFITYWRMDESSKTSQIEAELNGGDKLANNKSS